The Terracoccus luteus genome includes a region encoding these proteins:
- a CDS encoding VWA domain-containing protein, whose amino-acid sequence MTLTWPWALLGLLVLPPLLVGYRRLLAQRERRRLDLAEQGLVAVGAPRRDRWRHVGPALLVAALALMLVSLTRPVAAVAEPRREGTVVLAFDVSTSMAATDLAPTRLDAAKAAARTFVERQPSTVRLGVVAFGGTGIVAQRPTDDRAAVLAAIARLRPQGETSLGDGILASLSAIAGRPVKAGDAEQGSTDGSDIGFYGGTAVVLLTDGENTGGSDPAEIADLASAAGVRIEPIGLGSTAGTVLQVDGFSVATKLDETGLRRIAETTGGTYRQASDAASLAAVYDAVEPTWTVRSVPREVTSLVAAAAALLLLAGAVVTVLRQGRVV is encoded by the coding sequence ATGACGCTCACCTGGCCCTGGGCCCTGCTCGGCCTGCTCGTCCTGCCCCCGCTGCTCGTCGGCTACCGGCGGCTGCTCGCGCAGCGCGAGCGGCGTCGCCTCGACCTGGCCGAGCAAGGTCTCGTCGCGGTCGGCGCGCCCCGCCGCGACCGGTGGCGCCACGTCGGCCCGGCCCTGCTCGTGGCGGCCCTCGCCCTCATGCTCGTCTCACTGACCCGGCCGGTCGCCGCGGTGGCCGAGCCGCGCCGCGAGGGCACGGTCGTGCTCGCCTTCGACGTGTCGACCTCCATGGCCGCGACCGACCTCGCCCCCACCCGGCTCGACGCGGCCAAGGCAGCGGCCCGCACCTTCGTCGAGCGCCAGCCGAGCACGGTGCGGCTCGGCGTCGTCGCCTTCGGCGGCACCGGCATCGTCGCGCAACGGCCCACCGACGACCGGGCCGCGGTGCTGGCCGCCATCGCCCGCCTGCGACCACAGGGCGAGACCTCGCTCGGTGACGGCATCCTCGCCTCCCTCAGCGCCATCGCCGGCAGGCCCGTCAAGGCGGGCGACGCCGAGCAGGGCAGCACCGACGGCAGCGACATCGGCTTCTACGGCGGCACCGCGGTCGTGCTGCTCACCGACGGTGAGAACACCGGCGGCAGCGACCCGGCGGAGATCGCCGACCTCGCCTCGGCCGCGGGCGTGCGCATCGAGCCGATCGGGCTCGGCAGCACCGCCGGGACCGTGCTGCAGGTCGACGGCTTCAGCGTCGCGACGAAGCTCGACGAGACCGGCCTGCGCCGGATCGCCGAGACGACCGGAGGCACGTACCGCCAGGCGTCGGATGCCGCGTCGCTGGCTGCCGTCTACGACGCGGTCGAGCCGACGTGGACCGTGCGCAGCGTGCCGCGCGAGGTGACGTCGCTCGTGGCCGCGGCCGCCGCCCTGCTGCTGCTCGCCGGGGCGGTCGTCACCGTGCTGCGCCAGGGGCGGGTGGTCTGA
- a CDS encoding DNA glycosylase AlkZ-like family protein, with protein MVVHRLSLEQARRIAVHAQWLDLPRPTDLVDVVERLTLLQIDPTAAIAPNADLVLWSRLGRAYDPADLVAALERDRTLVETVAYVRVPDDVPAAIAEVRETEPYPQMARWLAVNEPFRRDVLARLEAEGPLLSRDIPDTCVEPWPSTGWTNNRNVTKMLEALALRGDVAISGRQGRQRLFDLPERVHPPGRPRLTLDEAVRHRNARRLTALGIARSTGTVMPGEDPYVGDAGEPAEVEGVPGTWRVHPEYLELGGFRGRTALLSPFDRLIHDRVRAQQLFGFEYVLEMYKPKEKRRWGYFALPILHHDRLVGKLDARADRKAGTLVVDAVHEDVPFTKRVRADIDREIADLAAWLGVAVVRA; from the coding sequence ATGGTGGTGCACCGGCTGAGCCTCGAGCAGGCGCGCCGCATCGCGGTGCACGCGCAGTGGCTCGACCTGCCGCGGCCGACCGATCTCGTCGATGTGGTCGAGCGCCTCACGCTGCTGCAGATCGACCCGACGGCGGCCATCGCCCCGAACGCCGACCTCGTGCTGTGGAGCCGGCTCGGTCGCGCCTACGACCCGGCCGACCTCGTCGCCGCGCTCGAGCGCGACCGCACGCTCGTCGAGACCGTGGCCTACGTGCGGGTGCCCGACGACGTGCCGGCCGCCATCGCCGAGGTGCGCGAGACGGAGCCGTACCCGCAGATGGCGCGCTGGCTCGCCGTCAACGAGCCGTTCCGGCGAGACGTCCTCGCCCGGCTCGAGGCGGAGGGTCCGCTGCTGTCGCGCGACATCCCCGACACGTGCGTCGAGCCGTGGCCGTCGACTGGGTGGACCAACAACCGCAACGTGACGAAGATGCTCGAGGCACTCGCGCTCCGCGGCGACGTCGCCATCTCGGGTCGCCAGGGCCGCCAGCGCCTTTTCGACCTGCCCGAGCGGGTTCACCCACCGGGCCGGCCGCGCCTCACCCTCGACGAGGCGGTACGCCACCGCAACGCCCGTCGGCTGACCGCATTGGGCATCGCCCGCTCGACCGGCACCGTCATGCCGGGCGAGGACCCCTACGTCGGGGATGCCGGTGAGCCGGCCGAGGTGGAGGGCGTCCCGGGTACGTGGCGGGTGCATCCCGAGTACCTCGAGCTGGGCGGGTTCCGTGGCCGCACAGCGCTGCTCAGCCCGTTCGACCGGCTCATCCACGACCGGGTGCGGGCCCAGCAGCTGTTCGGTTTCGAGTACGTCCTCGAGATGTACAAGCCGAAGGAGAAGCGGCGGTGGGGCTACTTCGCGCTGCCGATCCTGCACCACGACCGGCTCGTCGGGAAGCTCGACGCCCGGGCCGACCGCAAGGCCGGGACCCTCGTCGTCGACGCGGTGCACGAGGACGTCCCGTTCACGAAGCGAGTGCGCGCCGACATCGACCGCGAGATCGCCGACCTCGCCGCCTGGCTCGGGGTCGCGGTCGTCCGGGCCTGA
- a CDS encoding DUF427 domain-containing protein, which translates to MRAVWNDTVIAESDDTVVVEGNHYFPRSSVREDVLVDSDTHTTCPWKGEASYLTLSVDGQTNRDAAWYYPQPKNAAAEIENRVAFWKGVDVTE; encoded by the coding sequence ATGCGCGCAGTCTGGAACGACACGGTCATCGCCGAGAGCGACGACACCGTGGTGGTCGAGGGCAACCACTACTTCCCCCGCTCCTCGGTGCGTGAGGACGTGCTCGTCGACAGCGACACGCACACCACCTGCCCGTGGAAGGGTGAGGCCTCGTACCTCACGCTGTCCGTCGACGGCCAGACGAACCGCGACGCCGCCTGGTACTACCCGCAGCCCAAGAACGCCGCGGCCGAGATCGAGAACCGCGTCGCCTTCTGGAAGGGTGTCGACGTCACCGAGTGA
- a CDS encoding APC family permease: MSEHTGGRHDGGAGHPGEASDHGTVDRGILDRDTTLKRALRLPALTLFGLVYLVPLTVFTTYGLVTEQTGGRLATAYVVTLLAMAFTAFSYAAMVRAYPVSGSAYTYTSKAFGGHAGFLSGWALLLDYLFLPMLNYLVIGIYLNAQFPGVPIGVWALIAIALVTVLNVVGITTIANVNVAIIAAQAVFIVLFVALAVKTIAGQPVDLLAPFTGDGSVTGNGAVFAGAAVLALSFLGFDAVSTMAEEAENPRRDIPRAIVSVTVGGGILFIILSWLSQAAYPATTFEVADSGSLDVMVKVGGQFLSTFFTAAYVAGAFGSALTSQASVTRIMYTMGRDGVFPKVLGTLHPRFRTPVLAIAIVSVISLAAELISLATLASLVSFGALFAFSVVNLSVVKTYWVDRHERGGGAALRYLVAPVVGFALILWLWTSLSSTALWTGLAWLAVGVVWLAVLTKGFRRRPPEVEFSEQAEGAIPRH; the protein is encoded by the coding sequence ATGAGCGAGCACACGGGCGGCAGGCACGACGGCGGCGCCGGCCACCCCGGGGAGGCCAGCGACCACGGCACCGTCGACCGCGGCATCCTCGACCGCGACACGACCCTGAAGCGTGCGCTGCGCCTGCCCGCGCTCACCCTCTTCGGCCTCGTCTACCTCGTGCCGCTCACGGTCTTCACGACGTACGGCCTCGTCACCGAGCAGACCGGCGGGCGCCTCGCCACCGCCTACGTCGTCACGCTCTTGGCCATGGCGTTCACGGCGTTCTCGTACGCCGCGATGGTGCGCGCCTACCCCGTCTCGGGCTCGGCCTACACCTACACGAGCAAGGCGTTCGGCGGGCACGCCGGCTTCCTCTCCGGGTGGGCGCTGCTGCTCGACTACCTCTTCCTGCCGATGCTCAACTACCTCGTCATCGGGATCTACCTCAACGCCCAGTTCCCGGGCGTGCCGATCGGCGTGTGGGCGCTCATCGCCATCGCCCTCGTGACGGTGCTCAACGTCGTCGGCATCACGACCATCGCCAACGTCAACGTCGCGATCATCGCCGCGCAGGCCGTCTTCATCGTGCTCTTCGTCGCCCTCGCCGTGAAGACCATCGCCGGCCAGCCGGTCGACCTGCTCGCCCCGTTCACCGGCGACGGCAGCGTCACCGGCAACGGCGCGGTCTTCGCCGGCGCGGCCGTGCTCGCCCTGTCGTTCCTCGGCTTCGACGCCGTGTCGACGATGGCCGAGGAGGCGGAGAACCCGCGCCGTGACATCCCCCGCGCCATCGTCAGCGTGACGGTCGGCGGCGGCATCCTGTTCATCATCCTCAGCTGGCTGTCGCAGGCGGCCTACCCGGCGACGACGTTCGAGGTCGCCGACTCCGGCTCACTCGACGTCATGGTCAAGGTCGGCGGGCAGTTCCTGTCGACGTTCTTCACCGCCGCCTACGTCGCCGGCGCGTTCGGCTCGGCCCTGACGTCGCAGGCCTCCGTGACCCGCATCATGTACACGATGGGCCGCGACGGGGTCTTCCCGAAGGTGCTCGGCACGCTGCACCCGCGCTTCCGCACGCCCGTGCTCGCCATCGCCATCGTCTCGGTCATCTCCCTCGCCGCCGAGCTGATCAGCCTCGCCACCCTGGCCAGCCTCGTCAGCTTCGGGGCCCTGTTCGCGTTCTCGGTCGTCAACCTCTCCGTCGTCAAGACGTACTGGGTCGACCGTCACGAGCGCGGAGGCGGCGCCGCCCTGCGCTACCTCGTCGCGCCCGTCGTCGGGTTCGCCCTCATCCTCTGGCTCTGGACCTCCCTCAGCAGCACGGCTCTCTGGACCGGCCTCGCCTGGCTCGCCGTCGGCGTCGTCTGGCTGGCGGTGCTGACGAAGGGCTTCCGCCGTCGCCCGCCCGAGGTGGAGTTCAGCGAGCAGGCCGAGGGCGCCATCCCGCGCCACTGA
- a CDS encoding vWA domain-containing protein: MGFAQPLLLVALLAVPVLLGAYVWQLRRRRRVAVRYSSIALVRAAAGPVRSWRRHVPVGLVLASLALLGLAAARPQVRADVPVSSSTVVIALDVSGSMCATDVQPNRLAAAQQAVRGFVQAQDEQTKVGLVLFSGFSQLAVAPTTDRDDLVAALDGVTTGRGTTIGSAILTSIDAIAELDPGVQRSDPVDAAGAAGAGALSPTPAPSSTRPATDPGAPGGGPGGPASSPGGLAPEIVVLLTDGANTRGVTPQQAAQQAAERGVRVYPIGFGTKNPTQLVCSRDQLGDASPRFGRGDTSQRYTDAGGRNYLVVDEPALRVVAQTTQAQYFSATDADQLTSVLRDLPRHVTVQQQDVDLSAWFALAAAALLVGGLALSLRWSTLS; the protein is encoded by the coding sequence ATGGGGTTCGCCCAGCCGCTGCTGCTCGTGGCCCTGCTCGCCGTGCCGGTGCTGCTCGGGGCGTACGTCTGGCAGCTGCGGCGTCGCCGCCGGGTCGCCGTCCGGTACTCGAGCATCGCCCTCGTGCGGGCCGCGGCCGGGCCGGTCCGGTCGTGGCGGCGCCACGTCCCCGTCGGCCTCGTCCTGGCCAGCCTCGCCCTGCTCGGCCTCGCCGCCGCCCGGCCCCAGGTCCGTGCCGACGTGCCGGTGTCGAGCTCGACGGTCGTCATCGCGCTCGACGTCTCGGGGTCGATGTGCGCCACCGACGTGCAGCCCAACCGGCTCGCGGCGGCGCAGCAGGCCGTCCGCGGGTTCGTGCAGGCGCAGGACGAGCAGACCAAGGTCGGGCTCGTGCTCTTCTCCGGCTTCTCGCAGCTCGCCGTCGCCCCGACGACCGACCGCGACGACCTGGTCGCCGCCCTCGACGGGGTGACGACCGGGCGGGGCACGACCATCGGCTCGGCCATCCTCACCTCGATCGACGCCATCGCCGAGCTCGACCCGGGCGTCCAGCGCAGCGACCCGGTCGATGCCGCCGGTGCCGCCGGTGCGGGCGCGCTCTCGCCGACCCCGGCCCCCTCGTCCACCCGCCCGGCCACCGACCCGGGTGCGCCGGGAGGCGGACCCGGCGGGCCGGCATCCTCACCCGGTGGGCTCGCCCCCGAGATCGTCGTGCTGCTCACCGACGGCGCCAACACGCGCGGTGTCACCCCGCAGCAGGCCGCGCAGCAGGCGGCCGAACGCGGGGTTCGGGTGTACCCGATCGGGTTCGGCACGAAGAACCCGACGCAGCTCGTGTGCTCGCGCGACCAGCTCGGCGACGCCTCGCCCCGGTTCGGCAGGGGCGACACCTCGCAGCGGTACACCGACGCCGGCGGGCGCAACTACCTCGTCGTCGACGAGCCGGCGCTGCGCGTGGTGGCGCAGACGACGCAGGCGCAGTACTTCTCGGCGACGGACGCCGACCAGCTGACCTCCGTGCTGCGCGACCTGCCGCGGCACGTCACGGTGCAGCAGCAGGACGTCGACCTCAGCGCCTGGTTCGCCCTCGCGGCCGCGGCCCTGCTCGTCGGTGGCCTGGCCCTGTCGCTCCGCTGGAGCACCCTGAGCTGA
- a CDS encoding lycopene cyclase family protein, with the protein MSPTHERPDATTASVVVLGLGPAGRSVTHLLARAGVDVVAVDTAPDRPWRPTYAAWHDELPAWLPPTVVSTTSPARAFATSEHELARRYCVLDTVGLQQHLSLGGARVVAARVLDADAHRVHLDDGTALTADLVVDARGSRPDPTLAQQTAIGVVLPRSSAPMLEQTWFMDWRRDNGTGPGDPPSFLYVVPLDDEHVLVEETCLVGRPALGFDELRRRLHTRLAARGIRLTGDEREEHVRFAVEAPAAPADPTTPTSTARMPGGRRPTTLRLGARGGLMHPATGYSVALALDVAERVATAVADGTTTASDLEALVWPRPARRVQALRAIGLTTLLRLPADGVAQFFEAFFRLPTALQRGYLTDREHPALTLAAMASMAARLPPSLTKVAVTSALPALPSTASVTRRRVR; encoded by the coding sequence GTGAGCCCGACCCACGAGCGGCCAGATGCGACAACGGCATCCGTCGTCGTTCTCGGCCTCGGACCGGCCGGGCGCTCGGTCACGCACCTGCTCGCCCGCGCCGGCGTCGACGTCGTCGCCGTCGACACCGCCCCCGACCGCCCGTGGCGCCCCACCTACGCCGCGTGGCACGACGAGCTGCCGGCGTGGCTGCCTCCGACGGTCGTCTCGACGACGTCACCCGCCCGCGCCTTCGCGACGTCGGAGCACGAGCTCGCGCGCCGCTACTGCGTGCTCGACACCGTGGGGCTGCAGCAGCACCTGTCGCTCGGCGGCGCGCGGGTCGTCGCCGCCCGGGTCCTCGACGCCGACGCGCACCGGGTGCACCTCGACGACGGCACGGCCCTCACCGCCGACCTCGTCGTCGACGCCCGCGGCAGCCGGCCCGACCCGACGCTCGCGCAGCAGACCGCGATCGGCGTCGTCCTCCCGCGCTCGAGCGCGCCCATGCTCGAGCAGACGTGGTTCATGGACTGGCGGCGTGACAACGGCACCGGCCCGGGCGACCCGCCCTCGTTCCTCTACGTCGTGCCCCTCGACGACGAGCACGTCCTCGTCGAGGAGACGTGCCTCGTCGGCCGTCCCGCCCTCGGCTTCGACGAGCTGCGCCGCCGCCTGCACACCCGCCTGGCCGCCCGCGGCATCCGCCTCACCGGTGACGAGCGCGAGGAGCACGTGCGCTTCGCCGTCGAGGCCCCCGCCGCCCCTGCTGACCCGACCACTCCCACCAGCACGGCGCGGATGCCGGGCGGCCGGCGACCGACAACCCTGCGCCTCGGTGCCCGGGGCGGTCTCATGCACCCGGCCACCGGCTACAGCGTGGCGCTGGCTCTCGACGTCGCCGAGCGGGTGGCGACGGCGGTCGCGGACGGCACCACCACGGCATCCGACCTCGAGGCCCTCGTGTGGCCGCGCCCGGCGCGACGCGTGCAGGCGCTGCGGGCCATCGGACTGACGACGCTGCTGCGGCTGCCCGCCGACGGGGTGGCGCAGTTCTTCGAGGCGTTCTTCCGGCTGCCGACCGCGCTGCAACGGGGGTACCTCACCGACCGGGAGCACCCGGCGCTCACGCTGGCCGCGATGGCGTCGATGGCGGCGCGGCTGCCGCCGTCACTGACGAAGGTGGCGGTGACGTCGGCGCTGCCCGCGCTGCCGTCGACGGCCTCGGTCACCCGGCGGCGCGTCCGCTGA
- a CDS encoding amidohydrolase: MSVVRPPEPSGTVLHGGVVWSPGDDLDHHAVAVHDGRVLALDEDAVEWGRAHDAEFVDVAGRFVMPAFADGHAHPLFGGLESDGPQVRAQTSVDGIVAEVARYAAAHPDDEWVVGASYESSLAPDGLFDARWLDAAVPDRPVFLRAWDYHTAWVNSRALELAGITADTPAPVLGELPRRADGSPLGTLREWGAVDLVTAVMPPRTVEAQVGALERAGRHYASLGLTWVQDAWVEPEQLDAYLAAAEQDRLPIRFNLALYADPRRWPGDLGVLLEGRARVQALGRPRLTANTVKFFADGVVENATAALLEPYTTEPDSRGMLVWSPEQLAEAVAAVDAHGFQPHIHTIGDDAVRVGLDAVEHARRVNGDRDRRAVLAHVQLVDPADRERFHELGVVANAEPLWAQLDSLMNVLTVPRLGDRRAATQYPLASLLGHGARLSFGSDWPVSSAAPLEGVAVACSRQTDEREPAAGWTPHERLRVEHALAAYTSGTAHQAFRRAGTLRPGDDADLVVLSGDPRTVAHPRDLDTLAVTSTWLAGRRIHSATEGQP; encoded by the coding sequence GTGAGTGTCGTCCGGCCACCCGAGCCCTCCGGCACCGTGCTGCACGGGGGCGTCGTGTGGTCACCCGGCGACGACCTCGACCACCACGCCGTCGCCGTGCACGACGGTCGCGTCCTGGCCCTCGACGAGGATGCCGTCGAGTGGGGTCGCGCTCATGACGCCGAGTTCGTCGACGTGGCAGGGCGGTTCGTCATGCCGGCGTTCGCCGACGGCCACGCCCACCCGCTCTTCGGCGGCCTCGAGAGCGACGGCCCGCAGGTGCGCGCCCAGACGAGCGTCGACGGCATCGTCGCCGAGGTGGCCCGCTACGCCGCCGCACATCCCGACGACGAGTGGGTCGTCGGGGCCTCGTACGAGTCGAGCCTCGCCCCCGACGGTCTCTTCGACGCCCGCTGGCTCGACGCCGCGGTGCCCGACCGCCCCGTCTTCCTGCGGGCCTGGGACTACCACACGGCGTGGGTCAACAGCCGGGCTCTCGAGCTGGCCGGCATCACGGCGGACACCCCCGCGCCGGTGCTCGGCGAGCTGCCCCGCCGGGCCGACGGGTCGCCGCTCGGCACGCTGCGGGAGTGGGGCGCGGTCGACCTCGTCACCGCCGTCATGCCGCCGCGCACCGTCGAGGCCCAGGTCGGCGCCCTCGAGCGCGCGGGCCGGCACTACGCTTCGCTCGGGCTGACGTGGGTGCAGGACGCGTGGGTCGAGCCCGAGCAGCTCGACGCCTACCTCGCCGCGGCAGAACAGGATCGGTTGCCGATCCGCTTCAACCTCGCCCTCTACGCCGACCCGCGCCGGTGGCCCGGCGACCTCGGCGTCCTGCTGGAGGGACGGGCCCGCGTGCAGGCCCTCGGCCGTCCGAGGCTCACCGCGAACACGGTGAAGTTCTTCGCCGACGGCGTCGTCGAGAACGCGACGGCGGCTCTGCTCGAGCCGTACACGACCGAGCCCGACAGCCGCGGCATGCTCGTGTGGAGCCCCGAGCAGCTCGCCGAGGCCGTCGCCGCGGTCGACGCCCACGGCTTCCAGCCGCACATCCACACCATCGGCGACGACGCCGTGCGCGTCGGGCTCGACGCCGTCGAGCACGCCCGGCGTGTCAACGGCGACCGCGACCGCCGGGCGGTGCTCGCCCACGTCCAGCTCGTCGACCCCGCAGACCGTGAGCGCTTCCACGAGCTCGGTGTCGTGGCGAACGCCGAACCGCTGTGGGCCCAGCTCGACTCGCTCATGAACGTGCTCACCGTCCCGCGCCTCGGAGACCGCCGTGCGGCGACGCAGTACCCGCTCGCGTCACTGCTCGGCCACGGCGCCCGGCTCTCGTTCGGCTCCGACTGGCCGGTCTCGTCGGCGGCCCCGCTCGAGGGGGTCGCCGTCGCCTGCAGCCGCCAGACCGACGAGCGCGAACCCGCCGCCGGCTGGACCCCGCACGAGCGGCTCCGGGTCGAGCACGCCCTCGCCGCCTACACCTCCGGCACCGCCCACCAGGCCTTCCGCCGCGCGGGCACCCTCCGCCCGGGCGACGACGCCGACCTCGTCGTCCTCTCGGGCGACCCGCGCACGGTGGCGCACCCTCGCGACCTCGACACCCTGGCCGTCACGAGCACCTGGCTCGCGGGCAGACGCATCCACTCCGCGACGGAAGGACAGCCATGA
- a CDS encoding DUF1772 domain-containing protein yields MLVVSAAVSLLVAGLLAGVHLTGRLMLVPLLRSLPYERYVPVKQRLDHDAPRLARPLLLTALAVTAVTVAVAVLTRSTAGAVPGVAAVAALVALVVTLVAVLRGDLPINVAMGGWDVSDPPSDWERTRARWEHFFDIRVVATSVAAGALLVAIVAVVVSGRAAG; encoded by the coding sequence GTGCTCGTCGTGTCTGCGGCCGTCTCGCTGCTCGTGGCCGGTCTGCTGGCGGGCGTGCACCTGACCGGCCGGCTCATGCTCGTGCCGCTGCTTCGGTCCTTGCCGTACGAGCGCTACGTACCGGTGAAGCAGCGCCTCGACCACGACGCCCCGCGACTGGCCCGACCGTTGCTGCTCACGGCCCTCGCCGTCACGGCGGTCACGGTGGCCGTCGCCGTCCTGACGCGTTCGACCGCCGGAGCCGTGCCGGGTGTCGCGGCGGTGGCCGCCCTCGTGGCGCTCGTCGTCACCCTGGTCGCCGTGCTGCGCGGTGACCTGCCGATCAACGTCGCGATGGGCGGGTGGGACGTGTCGGACCCGCCCTCGGACTGGGAGCGGACCCGCGCCCGGTGGGAGCACTTCTTCGACATCCGGGTCGTCGCCACCTCGGTCGCGGCGGGCGCGCTGCTGGTCGCGATCGTCGCGGTCGTCGTCAGCGGACGCGCCGCCGGGTGA
- a CDS encoding carbon-nitrogen hydrolase family protein has protein sequence MAQDEQHDPRPGVVKVAVWQFHPTPRDPDTNLARLRAVAEEARHQGAALLVTPELTLTGYDVGELDGLTRDDDVDRVAAVARDVGIALVVGLALAAPPDHGPHHGPHHVNASVVVDRDGTVRATHRKAHLFGDLDRSRFTPGSEPFAMTELDGIRVATMICYDVEFAEGVRAAALVGAQLLAVPTANMRPFEIVCEQVVPVRAWENQIAIAYANHCGREGETHYVGRSVVVGPDGRPLAVAGPDDEQLVVADVDLGAVADAQRANPYLTDRRPELYEDLVTPRPPRRSTPSDTDME, from the coding sequence ATGGCGCAGGACGAGCAGCACGACCCGCGGCCGGGCGTCGTCAAGGTCGCCGTCTGGCAGTTCCACCCCACGCCGCGCGACCCCGACACCAACCTGGCCCGGCTGCGCGCCGTCGCCGAGGAGGCCCGCCACCAGGGGGCCGCCCTCCTCGTCACCCCCGAGCTCACCCTGACCGGCTACGACGTCGGCGAGCTCGACGGCCTCACCCGCGACGACGACGTCGACCGGGTGGCGGCGGTCGCCCGCGACGTCGGTATCGCCCTCGTCGTGGGGCTCGCCCTCGCCGCGCCGCCGGACCACGGACCGCACCACGGCCCACACCACGTCAACGCGTCGGTCGTCGTCGACCGCGACGGCACGGTGCGAGCGACCCACCGCAAGGCCCACCTCTTCGGCGACCTCGACCGCAGCCGGTTCACCCCAGGCAGTGAGCCCTTCGCGATGACCGAGCTCGACGGCATCCGGGTCGCCACGATGATCTGCTACGACGTCGAGTTCGCCGAGGGAGTGCGGGCCGCGGCGCTCGTCGGCGCGCAGCTGCTCGCCGTGCCCACCGCCAACATGCGACCGTTCGAGATCGTCTGCGAGCAGGTCGTGCCCGTGCGCGCGTGGGAGAACCAGATCGCGATCGCGTACGCCAACCACTGTGGCCGGGAGGGCGAGACCCACTACGTCGGCCGCAGCGTCGTCGTCGGACCCGACGGGCGCCCGCTCGCCGTGGCCGGGCCCGACGACGAGCAGCTCGTCGTCGCCGACGTCGACCTCGGCGCTGTCGCCGACGCCCAGCGGGCGAACCCCTACTTGACCGACCGGCGCCCCGAGCTCTACGAAGACCTCGTGACGCCTCGCCCGCCCCGCCGCAGCACCCCGTCGGACACCGATATGGAGTGA
- a CDS encoding DUF4287 domain-containing protein, with the protein MSSTPTDGVKGPASYFPSIEKRYGQPVAHWISLVSARREAGTTKHGELVTWLKTEHGLGHGHATAVVAHVLKGGA; encoded by the coding sequence ATGAGCAGCACCCCGACCGACGGCGTCAAGGGCCCGGCCTCGTACTTCCCGTCCATCGAGAAGCGGTACGGGCAGCCCGTGGCGCACTGGATCTCTCTGGTCTCGGCCCGGCGCGAGGCAGGCACGACGAAGCATGGCGAGCTCGTGACGTGGCTCAAGACCGAGCACGGGCTGGGCCACGGTCACGCCACCGCCGTCGTGGCGCACGTGCTCAAGGGCGGCGCCTGA
- a CDS encoding DUF4385 domain-containing protein, producing the protein MSDESEQPDVRAHPELYRVARGEQGVLTVQPYKGELLPLWRFKTPELARESVAALRARFDEYLAAGDLVGADMARKYLQMGYTRSRRYANHPGGKKYDGPVPADRKGQSGAHGRRELPRGPEDPVKAESARVFKAAWDAVEQVTEYTDLREAHRRRHG; encoded by the coding sequence GTGAGCGACGAGAGCGAGCAGCCCGACGTGCGAGCGCACCCCGAGCTCTACCGGGTGGCGCGCGGCGAGCAGGGCGTGCTCACGGTGCAGCCGTACAAGGGCGAGCTGCTTCCCCTGTGGCGCTTCAAGACGCCCGAGCTCGCGCGCGAGAGCGTCGCGGCCCTCCGCGCCCGCTTCGACGAGTACCTCGCGGCCGGTGACCTCGTCGGGGCCGACATGGCGCGGAAGTACCTGCAGATGGGCTACACGCGATCGCGGCGCTACGCCAACCACCCCGGCGGCAAGAAGTACGACGGCCCGGTGCCGGCGGATCGCAAGGGGCAGAGCGGTGCCCACGGTCGACGCGAGCTGCCGCGCGGGCCCGAGGACCCGGTCAAGGCGGAGTCCGCGCGTGTCTTCAAGGCCGCGTGGGATGCCGTGGAGCAGGTCACCGAGTACACCGACCTCCGCGAGGCGCACCGTCGACGGCACGGCTGA
- a CDS encoding TetR/AcrR family transcriptional regulator: MGRWEPDARGRLMAAAVELFLERGYDATTVADIADRAGLTERTFFRHYGDKREVLFAGPVDVHDVLRTGVVTSTRPGVAPLTLVAGALDAVCALLQGDRERSRRRQQVIDAHDVLRERELIKLAAMADTIAQALRGQGVADPAASLAAEAGLAAFKVGWEQWMTDDSGGRDLTDHVRGCLDGLVGLAGGSPAPQSPTQAQATTKTRTQPVKDSPRPREGRPA; the protein is encoded by the coding sequence ATGGGTCGCTGGGAGCCGGACGCGCGAGGTCGCCTCATGGCCGCCGCGGTCGAGCTGTTCCTCGAGCGGGGGTACGACGCGACGACGGTGGCCGACATCGCCGACCGCGCCGGACTGACGGAGCGGACGTTCTTCCGCCACTACGGCGACAAGCGCGAGGTGCTCTTCGCCGGCCCGGTCGACGTGCACGACGTCCTGCGGACCGGTGTCGTCACCTCCACCCGCCCCGGCGTCGCCCCCCTCACCCTCGTCGCGGGCGCCCTCGACGCCGTCTGCGCGCTGCTGCAGGGCGACCGCGAGCGCTCGCGACGGCGCCAGCAGGTCATCGACGCCCACGACGTGCTGCGCGAGCGTGAGCTGATCAAGCTGGCGGCGATGGCCGACACCATCGCGCAGGCCCTGCGCGGGCAAGGCGTCGCCGATCCTGCGGCCAGCCTCGCGGCCGAGGCCGGGCTCGCCGCCTTCAAGGTCGGCTGGGAGCAGTGGATGACCGACGACTCCGGCGGCCGCGACCTCACCGACCACGTCCGTGGCTGCCTCGACGGGCTCGTCGGCCTCGCCGGCGGTTCGCCGGCACCGCAGTCGCCGACCCAGGCTCAGGCCACGACGAAAACCCGGACGCAACCCGTGAAGGACAGCCCGCGCCCCCGCGAGGGCCGCCCCGCGTGA